A genomic stretch from Phocoena phocoena chromosome 9, mPhoPho1.1, whole genome shotgun sequence includes:
- the OR2A1 gene encoding LOW QUALITY PROTEIN: olfactory receptor 2A1/2A42 (The sequence of the model RefSeq protein was modified relative to this genomic sequence to represent the inferred CDS: inserted 3 bases in 2 codons; deleted 2 bases in 1 codon; substituted 1 base at 1 genomic stop codon): MGGNQTVVTEFILLGFCLGPRIQILLFGLFCLSYTFTLLGNGVILGLISLDSRLHXYFFLSHLAIVDTAYACNTAPQVLGDLLSPDKPISFAGCMTQTFLFLTFAYAECLLLAVLSYEQYVALCHPPQYSVIVSWSICISLAVISWAXVALVHVGLVLSLLFCGLHEIHHFSXEILSVLKLACADTRLNQVVIFVASVFVLVGPLCLVLVSSTRILVAILRMQSGEGRREAFTCCSHLCLVQLFCGSAIVMHTAPKSSHPAEDPFPVLQFFQPMLNPLIYSLRNTEVKGALRRALFKESHFQLE; the protein is encoded by the exons ATGGGGGGAAATCAGACAGTGGTTACAGAATTCATTCTCCTGGGATTTTGTCTTGGCCCAAGGATTCAGATACTTCTCTTTGGGCTCTTCTGCCTGTCTTACACCTTCACCCTGCTGGGGAATGGGGTCATCCTGGGGCTAATCTCACTGGACTCCAGACTGC TGTACTTCTTCCTCTCACACCTGGCCATCGTTGATACAGCCTATGCCTGCAACACGGCGCCCCAGGTGCTGGGAGACCTCCTGAGTCCTGACAAGCCCATCTCCTTTGCTGGCTGCATGACACAgacctttctctttttgacttttgCTTATGCCGAGTGTCTTCTCCTGGCGGTATTGTCCTACGAGCAGTATGTAGCCCtctgccac cccccccaataTTCTGTCATTGTAAGCTGGAGCATCTGCATCTCCCTGGCGGTGATTTCCTGGGC GGTGGCCCTGGTCCACGTGGGCCTCGTCCTGAGCCTGCTCTTCTGTGGGCTTCATGAAATCCACCACTTCTCCTGAGAAATCCTGTCTGTCCTCAAACTGGCATGTGCTGACACCCGGCTCAACCAAGTTGTCATCTTCGTTGCTTCTGTGTTTGTCTTAGTTGGGCCCCTCTGCTTGGTGCTGGTCTCCTCCACACGCATCCTGGTTGCCATCCTGAGGATGCAGTCGGGTGAGGGCCGCAGAGAGGCCTTCACCTGCTGCTCCCACCTCTGCCTGGTCCAGCTCTTCTGTGGCAGTGCCATCGTCATGCACACGGCCCCCAAATCCAGCCACCCGGCAGAAGATCCTTTtcctgttttacagttttttcaacCTATGCTGAACCCACTGATCTATAGCCTGAGGAACACAGAGGTCAAGGGTGCTCTGCGGAGAGCACTGTTCAAGGAAAGTCATTTCCAGTTGGAGTGA